Proteins encoded within one genomic window of Lysobacterales bacterium:
- the rplM gene encoding 50S ribosomal protein L13 has protein sequence MKTTTSARPETVKRDWFLVDASGKTLGRLASELARRLRGKHKPVFTPHVDTGDYLVVVNAEKIAVTGKKMDDKVYHHVTGYIGNIKSITLKDMLASHPERAIEIAVKGMLPKNPLGRAMFKKLKVYKGAEHPHTAQQPAPLEI, from the coding sequence ATGAAAACCACAACCAGCGCCAGGCCGGAGACCGTCAAGCGCGACTGGTTCCTGGTCGACGCATCCGGCAAGACCCTCGGCCGCCTGGCGTCCGAGCTGGCCCGCCGCCTGCGCGGCAAGCACAAGCCCGTGTTCACGCCGCACGTCGACACCGGCGACTACCTCGTCGTCGTCAACGCCGAGAAGATCGCGGTGACCGGCAAGAAGATGGACGACAAGGTCTACCACCATGTCACCGGCTATATCGGCAACATCAAGTCGATCACCCTGAAGGACATGCTGGCCAGTCATCCGGAGCGCGCGATCGAGATCGCCGTCAAGGGCATGCTGCCGAAGAATCCGCTGGGTCGGGCCATGTTCAAGAAGCTGAAGGTCTACAAGGGTGCCGAGCATCCGCATACCGCCCAGCAGCCGGCTCCGCTCGAGATCTGA
- the speD gene encoding adenosylmethionine decarboxylase yields MVKPLPRLKLQGFNNLTKALSFNIYDVCYAVSDEQRQRYIEYIDEAYNADRLTQILTDVAEIIGANILNIARQDYDPQGASVTILISEEPVIDKKAAGHIVPGAVREHPAEASVVGHLDKSHITVHTYPETHPHDGIATFRADIDVATCGVISPLKALNYLIESLESDIVIMDYRVRGFTRDVRGRKHYIDHKINSIQDYLSRAVRNRYEMFDVNVYQENIFHTKMHIKDFDLDTYLFEARAADLSFKDRLRIEQRVKVEIEELFHGRNLL; encoded by the coding sequence GTGGTCAAGCCGCTCCCGCGCCTCAAGCTCCAGGGTTTCAACAACCTGACCAAGGCGCTGTCCTTCAATATCTACGACGTCTGCTACGCGGTCAGCGACGAGCAGCGCCAGCGCTACATCGAGTACATCGACGAGGCCTACAACGCCGACCGGCTGACGCAGATCCTGACCGACGTCGCCGAGATCATCGGCGCCAACATCCTGAACATCGCTCGCCAGGACTACGACCCGCAGGGCGCCTCGGTGACCATCCTGATCTCCGAGGAGCCGGTGATCGACAAGAAGGCGGCCGGGCACATCGTGCCGGGCGCGGTGCGCGAGCACCCCGCCGAGGCCAGCGTGGTGGGCCACCTGGACAAGAGCCACATCACCGTCCACACCTATCCCGAGACCCACCCGCACGACGGCATCGCGACCTTCCGGGCCGACATCGACGTCGCCACCTGCGGGGTGATCTCGCCGCTGAAGGCGCTCAACTACCTGATCGAGAGCCTGGAGTCCGACATCGTCATCATGGACTACCGGGTGCGCGGCTTCACCCGCGACGTGCGCGGCCGCAAGCACTACATCGACCACAAGATCAACTCGATCCAGGACTACCTGTCGCGGGCGGTGCGCAACCGCTACGAGATGTTCGACGTCAACGTCTACCAGGAGAACATCTTCCACACGAAGATGCACATCAAGGACTTCGACCTCGACACCTACCTGTTCGAGGCCCGCGCCGCCGACCTCTCGTTCAAGGACCGCCTGCGCATCGAGCAGCGCGTCAAGGTCGAGATCGAGGAGCTGTTCCACGGGCGGAATCTGCTTTAG
- a CDS encoding HORMA domain containing protein, with translation MTSVCAYSYTHSVTYVADNILKSLKDIIRLSGLDPAKFADDWEVNQRGIRSWLDSGHLELVTLEIYHPNTDALITRWDITVVYQWSSGNGSFWTDTEQLRYAILKAGVVPSQAKYRLILQNKPGRPNVDGWSSASFRSTDGMVRQSLGATVQHQGLGANAAYWRKVG, from the coding sequence GTGACCAGCGTCTGCGCCTACTCCTACACCCATTCCGTTACCTACGTTGCTGACAACATCCTCAAGAGCTTGAAGGACATCATCCGGCTCAGCGGTCTGGACCCGGCCAAGTTCGCCGACGACTGGGAGGTCAACCAGCGTGGCATCCGCAGTTGGCTCGATTCAGGTCACCTCGAGCTCGTGACGCTAGAGATCTACCATCCAAACACCGATGCGCTGATCACGCGCTGGGACATCACGGTCGTGTACCAGTGGTCGTCTGGCAACGGGTCGTTCTGGACCGATACCGAACAGCTTCGGTACGCCATCCTCAAGGCGGGGGTGGTGCCCAGTCAGGCGAAGTATCGTCTGATCCTTCAGAACAAGCCGGGTCGGCCCAACGTTGACGGTTGGTCTTCGGCGTCGTTTCGTTCCACGGATGGCATGGTGCGCCAGAGCCTTGGCGCTACGGTCCAGCATCAGGGGCTAGGCGCGAATGCCGCGTACTGGAGGAAGGTCGGATGA
- a CDS encoding AAA family ATPase, protein MSQRPASDPDHLPTGIQRIRVLPDPELDALWVSIFTEPRFKESLVGQAVLNFTIRRRVKRSVLPLHGVILLTGEPGTGKTSLARGLASRIASILTGVRNFRLLEVEPHALTSSAMGRTQRAVSDLFSKAIAEAATLGPTVVLLDEVETLAADRAKLSLDANPIDIHRATDAVLVQLDALAEEYPDLLFVATSNFPAAVDSAFTSRCDLLVEVPLPDRSACKQILTDCLEGLGEEFPSIARLARSSAVDACADACVGLDGRAIRKAVAAAMASDLHVAADPNKLTADQLRNMLATVRRSRPGAPKQ, encoded by the coding sequence ATGTCGCAACGGCCAGCTTCAGATCCTGACCACCTTCCTACGGGAATCCAGCGGATTCGGGTCCTGCCCGACCCCGAATTGGACGCCTTGTGGGTGTCGATCTTCACGGAGCCCCGATTCAAGGAAAGCCTTGTCGGCCAGGCCGTCCTCAACTTTACGATCCGGCGCCGCGTGAAGCGCTCGGTGTTGCCGCTCCATGGGGTGATCCTACTCACCGGCGAACCCGGCACGGGCAAGACGTCTCTGGCCCGTGGGCTGGCCAGCCGGATCGCCTCCATCCTCACGGGCGTAAGAAACTTCAGACTCTTGGAAGTCGAGCCGCACGCGTTGACCAGTTCGGCAATGGGCCGGACGCAGCGCGCCGTGTCGGACCTTTTCTCGAAGGCGATCGCGGAGGCAGCGACGCTGGGGCCCACCGTGGTGCTGCTAGACGAGGTTGAAACCCTGGCGGCAGATCGCGCGAAACTCAGCCTAGATGCCAACCCTATTGATATCCATCGCGCGACCGATGCGGTGCTGGTGCAGCTGGATGCTCTCGCTGAGGAATACCCCGACCTGCTCTTCGTGGCCACTTCGAACTTCCCTGCAGCCGTTGACAGTGCCTTCACCTCGCGCTGCGATCTCTTAGTGGAAGTCCCCTTGCCGGACCGCAGCGCCTGCAAGCAGATCCTCACAGACTGCCTCGAAGGACTCGGCGAGGAGTTTCCATCAATCGCCAGGTTGGCGCGATCCTCCGCCGTCGACGCCTGCGCGGATGCGTGCGTGGGACTCGATGGACGCGCCATTCGCAAAGCCGTTGCCGCGGCAATGGCGAGTGACCTGCACGTTGCGGCCGACCCCAACAAACTGACGGCTGACCAGCTGCGCAACATGCTGGCCACCGTTCGCCGCAGTCGCCCGGGAGCGCCGAAGCAATGA
- a CDS encoding (Fe-S)-binding protein, producing MPGVPDPHPGDAQGPGHQPVAAEGGRPVYPDAARLAGLADRCVLCGQCLPACPTYAVAREEGESPRGRIMLARALLRGEAPPSPALVGHFDSCLACRRCEAVCPAGVQYGSLIAGVRALPALAQRRPRWRRLMLRVLSRASLRRWAQAALPLLRPFRRVPAAATPWRLRLGLLAGLPAPVRAAAPVPGRPAPAEVAGDTALWPGCVAADWEQPLHRAAQRLFHALGQPLAMAPALCCGNLALHDGIAEDAARQADALAGRLRASGVRRVLGTASGCHDRARQVLAEAGIEVQELHVALATHPGLARLRFATLPGRVAIHQPCSQRLLGPASSQAVLDLLGRIPGLVPVALPAADRCCGAAGSHFLAQPRQAVALRERVVQDIDAAQPDTVVSTNIGCRLMLSRPQQDGRPTLEILHPVELLARQLLT from the coding sequence ATGCCCGGCGTCCCCGACCCCCACCCTGGCGATGCGCAAGGCCCCGGGCACCAGCCCGTGGCCGCGGAGGGCGGCCGGCCAGTATACCCGGATGCGGCCCGCCTGGCCGGGCTGGCGGACCGGTGCGTCCTGTGCGGACAGTGCCTGCCGGCGTGCCCGACCTACGCGGTGGCGCGCGAGGAAGGAGAATCGCCGCGTGGCCGGATCATGCTCGCCCGCGCCCTGCTGCGCGGCGAGGCGCCGCCGTCGCCGGCCCTGGTGGGCCATTTCGACAGTTGCCTGGCCTGTCGTCGTTGCGAGGCGGTGTGCCCGGCCGGCGTCCAGTACGGCAGCCTGATCGCCGGTGTCAGGGCACTGCCGGCGCTGGCGCAGCGGCGACCGCGCTGGCGTCGCCTGATGCTCCGCGTGCTGTCGCGTGCCTCGCTGCGCCGCTGGGCCCAGGCCGCCCTGCCGCTGCTGCGGCCGTTCCGGCGCGTTCCTGCCGCTGCAACACCCTGGCGCCTGCGCCTGGGCCTGCTTGCCGGCCTGCCCGCACCGGTGCGGGCTGCTGCACCGGTGCCCGGTCGACCGGCCCCGGCCGAAGTCGCTGGAGACACTGCGCTGTGGCCGGGCTGCGTCGCTGCGGACTGGGAACAGCCGCTGCATCGGGCCGCGCAGCGGCTGTTCCACGCCCTCGGCCAGCCGCTGGCGATGGCACCGGCGCTCTGCTGCGGCAACCTCGCCCTCCACGACGGCATCGCGGAGGATGCGGCGCGGCAGGCTGACGCCCTGGCCGGGCGACTGCGCGCCTCGGGCGTTCGTCGCGTCCTGGGCACCGCCAGCGGCTGCCATGACCGCGCCCGCCAGGTGCTGGCGGAGGCCGGCATCGAGGTGCAGGAATTGCACGTCGCCCTGGCCACCCATCCCGGCCTGGCCAGGCTGCGCTTCGCGACCCTGCCCGGACGCGTCGCGATCCACCAGCCGTGCAGCCAGCGCCTGCTGGGTCCTGCCAGCAGCCAGGCCGTGCTCGACCTGCTCGGGCGCATCCCCGGACTGGTGCCGGTCGCCCTGCCCGCCGCCGACCGCTGCTGCGGGGCGGCCGGCAGCCATTTCCTGGCGCAACCGCGGCAGGCCGTCGCCCTGCGCGAGCGGGTCGTGCAGGACATCGACGCCGCGCAGCCCGACACGGTGGTCAGCACCAATATCGGTTGCCGGCTGATGCTTTCGCGGCCGCAGCAGGACGGGCGCCCTACACTCGAGATCCTGCACCCCGTCGAACTTCTCGCAAGGCAACTGTTGACATGA
- a CDS encoding nucleotidyltransferase has translation MITLDEAFRKFKSRLELTQREQDNASARHTEVREYLATKFKIDRDFLTGSYKRHTKTKPLKDIDIFFVLAQAERHYREKHPSAVLDAFYDALAEKYGKDRVRKQGRSINVDFGIKPDDEDNTNEQILSIDAVPAFAAGDDYEIPDNASGKWIKTNPETHAKKAIAAHQAYSNEWKGLVRMMKYWNNNLKHGEKPIKPSFLVEVMALECLHGDFHGRFDYEFQGFFTTLADRIMDEWKDPAGLGPPISNDMDTARKQRARSLLETASHEAANAIHLARQGRNGDALVEWRNLFGPKFPLS, from the coding sequence ATGATCACGCTAGACGAGGCGTTTCGGAAGTTCAAGAGTCGACTGGAATTGACGCAGCGCGAGCAGGACAACGCGAGCGCGCGGCACACGGAAGTGCGCGAGTACCTTGCTACGAAGTTCAAGATCGATCGCGACTTCCTCACCGGTTCCTACAAGCGGCACACCAAGACCAAGCCGCTCAAGGACATCGATATCTTCTTTGTCCTCGCGCAGGCTGAGCGCCACTATCGCGAAAAACATCCCTCGGCGGTGCTGGACGCGTTCTACGATGCCCTGGCCGAAAAGTACGGTAAGGATCGCGTTCGCAAGCAGGGGCGGTCGATCAATGTCGACTTCGGTATCAAGCCGGATGACGAAGACAACACCAACGAGCAGATTCTGAGCATTGATGCGGTACCGGCGTTCGCCGCCGGCGACGACTACGAAATCCCGGACAACGCGTCCGGAAAGTGGATCAAGACCAATCCGGAAACCCATGCCAAGAAGGCGATCGCGGCGCACCAAGCCTACTCCAATGAGTGGAAGGGGCTGGTACGCATGATGAAGTACTGGAACAACAACCTGAAGCACGGGGAAAAGCCGATCAAGCCGTCCTTCCTCGTGGAAGTCATGGCGCTCGAATGCCTGCACGGCGATTTCCACGGCCGCTTCGATTACGAGTTCCAGGGCTTCTTCACCACCTTGGCGGACCGGATCATGGACGAATGGAAGGATCCCGCCGGCCTGGGCCCCCCGATAAGCAATGACATGGACACCGCTCGCAAGCAGCGGGCGCGCTCGTTGTTGGAGACTGCCAGCCACGAGGCTGCCAATGCCATCCACTTGGCTCGCCAAGGCCGCAACGGTGACGCACTCGTCGAATGGAGAAATCTTTTCGGCCCGAAGTTTCCGCTCTCGTAA
- the rpsI gene encoding 30S ribosomal protein S9 produces MATNQHYGTGRRKSSAARVFLRPGNGSIVVNGKPLDKFFGRETARMIVRQPLELTQNTDKFDAYVTVEGGGITGQAGAIRLGISRALVEYNAELKTDLRKAGFMTRDAREVERKKVGLHKARRATQFSKR; encoded by the coding sequence ATGGCAACCAACCAGCACTACGGCACCGGCCGCCGCAAGTCCTCCGCCGCGCGCGTGTTCCTGCGCCCGGGCAACGGCAGCATCGTCGTCAACGGCAAGCCGCTCGACAAGTTCTTCGGCCGCGAGACCGCGCGCATGATCGTGCGCCAGCCGCTGGAACTGACCCAGAACACCGACAAGTTCGACGCCTACGTCACCGTCGAGGGCGGCGGCATCACCGGCCAGGCCGGCGCCATCCGCCTGGGCATCTCCCGCGCCCTGGTCGAGTACAACGCCGAGCTGAAGACCGACCTGCGCAAGGCCGGCTTCATGACCCGCGACGCCCGCGAGGTGGAGCGCAAGAAGGTCGGCCTGCACAAGGCCCGTCGCGCCACCCAGTTCTCCAAGCGCTGA
- the coq7 gene encoding 2-polyprenyl-3-methyl-6-methoxy-1,4-benzoquinone monooxygenase: MNATPAAGLVDRCLSEADRALRTLFATPSAQRPNPAGDATAAATDDATRRHVAGLMRINHVGEICAQALYSGQAVTARNPATRAQLLAAAREETDHLAWCAQRLDELGDRPSLLNPLWYGGAFAIGAVAGLLGDRLSLGFVVETERQVEAHLADHLQQLPEGDERSRRILSQMQADEARHAEEAGQAGGAPLPAPLPRLMALAAEVMRKVAYRV; the protein is encoded by the coding sequence ATGAACGCCACTCCCGCCGCTGGCCTGGTCGATCGCTGTCTCTCCGAGGCCGACCGTGCCCTTCGCACCCTGTTCGCCACGCCATCCGCGCAGCGGCCGAACCCGGCCGGCGACGCCACGGCAGCAGCCACCGACGACGCCACCCGCCGTCACGTCGCCGGCCTGATGCGGATCAACCACGTCGGCGAGATCTGCGCCCAGGCCCTGTATTCCGGCCAGGCAGTCACCGCCCGCAACCCGGCGACCCGGGCGCAGCTGCTGGCCGCGGCCCGCGAGGAGACCGACCACCTGGCCTGGTGCGCGCAGCGGCTCGACGAACTGGGTGACCGCCCGAGCCTTCTCAACCCGCTCTGGTACGGCGGCGCCTTCGCGATCGGCGCGGTCGCCGGCCTGCTCGGCGACCGCCTGAGCCTGGGTTTCGTGGTCGAGACAGAGCGCCAGGTCGAGGCGCACCTGGCCGACCACCTGCAGCAGTTGCCGGAAGGCGACGAACGCAGCCGGCGGATCCTGTCGCAGATGCAGGCCGACGAGGCCCGCCACGCCGAGGAGGCCGGCCAGGCCGGCGGCGCGCCCCTGCCCGCCCCCCTGCCGCGCCTGATGGCGCTGGCGGCGGAGGTGATGAGGAAGGTGGCGTATCGGGTCTGA